From the genome of Ananas comosus cultivar F153 linkage group 16, ASM154086v1, whole genome shotgun sequence, one region includes:
- the LOC109722254 gene encoding hydroquinone glucosyltransferase-like — MNAESRRPHVVLLSAPGIGHVIPLADFAVRLAAHGFSATLLTFSNFDSPAQAAFLASLPSGSVTSVSLPSISLSDLPPDSPIEVHLCALLARCLPLLRDAFLSFRNPAAAFVCGLYGSETLSLVRELGVPGYIFYPSNLTMLTLALHLPRLDETTDVDFEDLPDPVRLPGCVAIRGTDFPDPFRKKSHPEHAPLIQTLRKYSEAAGILVNSFEEMEPEAVKAIIEEEQVEAGRPPVHLVGPTVRSAGSDEEDESGCLEWLDRQPAGSVLFVSLGSGGTISTEQLQEMALGLEASGQRFLWVVRCPTDSETSAAFFTSGSKDDPSNYLPDGFLERTKDVGRVVPSWAPQVRVLAHAATGGFFSHCGWNSTLESAVHGVPMIAHPLYAEQYTNAILLAEAVGIAIQPQAREPYGVVGREEIAAAAKELMQGEKGKALHRRAKELQEAAARALAPPEGSSYKALQGVANKWKEGASRRVAST, encoded by the exons ATGAATGCTGAAAGCCGGCGACCTCACGTGGTCCTGCTCTCGGCGCCGGGAATAGGCCACGTGATCCCGCTGGCGGACTTTGCCGTTCGCCTCGCCGCCCACGGCTTCTCCGCCACCCTCCTCACCTTCTCCAACTTCGACTCCCCGGCGCAggccgccttcctcgcctccctCCCCTCCGGCTCCGTCACCTCCGTCTCCCTcccctccatctccctctccgacCTCCCCCCCGACTCCCCGATCGAAGTCCACCTCTGCGCCCTCCTCGCCCGAtgcctccccctcctccgcgacgccttcctctccttccgaaaccccgccgccgccttcgtCTGCGGCCTTTACGGATCCGAGACGCTGTCGCTGGTGCGGGAGCTCGGCGTGCCGGGCTACATATTTTACCCTTCCAACCTCACGATGCTCACCCTCGCGCTGCACCTGCCCCGGCTCGACGAGACCACCGACGTCGACTTCGAAGACCTCCCCGACCCCGTCCGCCTGCCCGGCTGCGTCGCCATACGCGGGACGGACTTCCCCGACCCCTTCCGCAAGAAGTCACACCCCGAGCACGCTCCGCTCATACAGACCCTGcgcaa ATACAGCGAGGCGGCCGGGATTCTGGTGAACAGCTTCGAGGAGATGGAGCCGGAGGCGGTGAAAGCCATCATAGAGGAGGAGCAAGTGGAAGCAGGGAGGCCGCCGGTCCACCTGGTGGGTCCGACGGTCCGGTCCGCCGGGTCAGACGAGGAGGACGAGTCGGGCTGCCTGGAGTGGCTGGACCGGCAGCCGGCCGGCTCGGTTTTATTTGTGTCTCTGGGGAGTGGTGGGACCATCTCGACCGAGCAGCTGCAGGAGATGGCGCTCGGGCTGGAGGCCAGCGGGCAGCGCTTTCTCTGGGTCGTCAGGTGCCCCACTGACAGCGAAACGAGTGCTGCCTTCTTCACCTCCG GAAGCAAGGATGACCCTTCGAACTACCTTCCGGACGGCTTCTTGGAACGGACCAAGGACGTGGGCCGCGTGGTGCCGTCGTGGGCGCCGCAGGTCAGGGTGCTGGCCCATGCCGCGACCGGCGGCTTCTTCTCGCACTGCGGCTGGAACTCGACGCTGGAGAGCGCCGTGCACGGCGTGCCGATGATCGCGCACCCGCTCTACGCCGAGCAGTACACGAATGCCATCCTGCTCGCCGAGGCGGTCGGAATCGCCATCCAGCCGCAGGCGAGGGAGCCCTACGGCGTCGTCGGCAGGGAGgagatcgcggcggcggcgaaggaaTTGATGCAGGGGGAGAAGGGCAAGGCGCTGCACCGTCGCGCCAAGGAGCTGCAGGAGGCGGCAGCGCGGGCGCTCGCGCCGCCGGAGGGGTCCTCATACAAGGCGCTGCAGGGAGTTGCCAATAAGTGGAAGGAGGGGGCGAGCCGGCGCGTAGCAAGTACTTGA
- the LOC109722253 gene encoding hydroquinone glucosyltransferase-like, with protein MAVEGKESRRPHVVLLPTPGMGHVIPLADFAVRLTAAHGFSATLLTFSNFDSPAQAAFLASLPSDSVTSVSLPSISLSDLPPDSPIEAHLCALPARCLPLLRDAFLSFRNPAAAFVCDLFGAVTLSLVRELGVPGYIFYPSNLTMLTLALRLPRLDETTDVDFEDLPDPVRLPGCVAIRGTDFPDPLRKKSHPAYAPVIRIMSSYSDAAGILVNSFEEMEQEVLKAIREEEQAEAGRPPVHLVGPMVRSGSDEADESGCLEWLDRQPADSVLFVSFGSGGSLSTEQMQEMALGLEASGQRFLWVVRCPSDKEKNAAFFTSGNKDDPSNYLPEGFLERTKDVGRVVPSWAPQVRVLAHAATGGFFSHCGWNSALESTVHGVPMIAHPLYAEQRLNAILLAEAVGIAIQPQAREPYGVVGREEIAAAAKELMQGEKGKALHRRAKELQEAASRALAPPGGSSYKSLQGLANKWKEGASQSA; from the exons ATGGCTGTCGAGGGGAAGGAGAGCCGGCGGCCGCATGTGGTTTTGCTCCCGACGCCGGGGATGGGCCATGTGATCCCGCTGGCGGACTTCGCCGTCCGGCTCACCGCCGCCCACGGCTTCTCCGCCACCCTACTCACCTTCTCCAACTTCGACTCCCCAGCGCAggccgccttcctcgcctccctCCCCTCCGACTCCGTCACCTCCGTCTCCCTcccctccatctccctctccgacCTCCCCCCCGACTCCCCGATCGAAGCCCACCTCTGCGCCCTCCCCGCTCGAtgcctccccctcctccgcgacgccttcctctccttccgaaaccccgccgccgccttcgtCTGTGACCTTTTTGGGGCCGTGACGCTGTCGCTGGTGCGGGAGCTCGGAGTGCCGGGCTACATATTTTACCCTTCCAACCTTACGATGCTCACCCTCGCGCTGCGCCTGCCCCGGCTCGACGAGACCACCGACGTCGACTTCGAAGACCTCCCCGACCCCGTCCGCCTGCCCGGCTGCGTCGCCATACGCGGGACGGACTTCCCCGACCCCTTGCGCAAGAAGTCACATCCCGCCTACGCTCCGGTCATCCGGATCATGAGCAG TTACAGCGACGCGGCGGGGATCCTGGTGAACAGCTTCGAGGAGATGGAGCAGGAGGTGCTGAAAGCCATCAGAGAGGAGGAGCAAGCGGAAGCAGGGAGGCCGCCGGTCCACCTGGTGGGTCCGATGGTCCGGTCCGGTTCGGACGAGGCGGACGAGTCGGGCTGCCTGGAGTGGCTGGACCGGCAGCCGGCCGACTCGGTTTTATTCGTGTCTTTCGGAAGTGGCGGCTCCCTCTCGACGGAGCAGATGCAGGAGATGGCACTCGGGCTGGAGGCCAGCGGGCAGCGCTTCCTTTGGGTTGTCAGGTGTCCGAGTGACAAAGAAAAGAACGCCGCCTTCTTCACATCAG GAAACAAGGACGATCCGTCGAATTACCTTCCCGAGGGCTTCTTGGAACGGACAAAGGACGTGGGCCGCGTGGTGCCGTCGTGGGCGCCGCAGGTCAGGGTGCTGGCCCATGCTGCGACCGGCGGCTTCTTCTCGCACTGCGGCTGGAACTCGGCGCTGGAGAGCACCGTGCACGGCGTGCCGATGATCGCGCACCCGCTCTACGCCGAGCAGCGCTTGAATGCCATCCTGCTCGCCGAGGCGGTCGGAATCGCCATACAGCCGCAGGCGAGGGAGCCATACGGCGTCGTCGGCAGGGAGgagatcgcggcggcggcgaaggaaTTGATGCAGGGGGAGAAGGGCAAGGCGCTGCACCGTCGCGCCAAGGAGCTGCAGGAGGCGGCGTCGCGGGCGCTCGCGCCGCCGGGCGGGTCCTCGTACAAGTCGCTGCAGGGACTTGCCAATAAGTGGAAGGAGGGAGCTAGTCAGAGCGCGTAG
- the LOC109722249 gene encoding hydroquinone glucosyltransferase-like isoform X3, giving the protein MAVEGNESRRPHVVLLPTPGMGHVIPLADFAVRLAAAHSFSATLLTFSNFNSPAQAAFLASLPSDSVTSVSLPSISLSDLPPDSPIEVHLCALLTRCLPLLRDAFLSFRNPAAAFVCDLFGSVTLSLVRELGVPGYIFYPTNLRMLTLALHLPRLDETTDVDFEDLPDPVCLPGCVAIRGTDFPDPLRKKSHPAYAPLIRIMSSYSDAAGILVNSFEEMEKEVLKAIREEEQAEAGRPPVHLVGPMVRSGSDEADESGCLEWLDRQPADSVLFVSFGSGGSLSTEQMQEMALGLEASGQRFLWVVRCPSDKEKNAAFFTSGSKDDPSNYLPEGFLERTKDVGRVVSSWAPQVKVLAHAATGGFFSHCGWNSALESTVHGVPMIAHPLYAEQHWNAVLLTEAVGIAIRPRSRDPYGVVGREEIAAAVKELMQGEKGKALRCRTKELQEAAARALAPPDGSSYKALQGVANKWKEGASLRVAST; this is encoded by the exons ATGGCTGTCGAGGGGAATGAGAGCCGGCGGCCTCATGTGGTTCTGCTCCCGACGCCGGGAATGGGCCACGTGATCCCGCTGGCGGACTTCGCCGTTCGGCTCGCTGCCGCCCACAGCTTCTCCGCCACCCTCCTCACCTTCTCCAACTTCAACTCCCCGGCGCAggccgccttcctcgcctccctCCCCTCCGACTCCGTCACCTCCGTCTCCCTcccctccatctccctctccgacCTCCCCCCCGACTCCCCGATCGAAGTCCATCTCTGCGCGCTCCTCACCCGAtgcctccccctcctccgcgacgccttcctctccttccgaaaccccgccgccgccttcgtCTGCGACCTTTTTGGGTCCGTGACGCTGTCGCTGGTGCGGGAGCTCGGTGTGCCGGGTTACATATTTTACCCTACCAATCTTAGGATGCTCACCCTCGCGCTGCACCTGCCCCGGCTCGACGAGACCACCGACGTCGACTTCGAAGACCTCCCCGACCCCGTCTGCCTGCCAGGCTGCGTCGCCATACGCGGGACGGACTTCCCCGACCCCTTGCGCAAGAAGTCACACCCCGCGTACGCTCCGCTCATCCGGATCATGAGCAG TTACAGTGACGCGGCCGGGATCCTGGTGAACAGCTTCGAGGAGATGGAGAAGGAGGTGCTGAAAGCCATCAGAGAGGAGGAGCAAGCGGAAGCAGGGAGGCCGCCGGTCCACCTGGTGGGTCCGATGGTCCGGTCCGGTTCGGATGAGGCGGACGAGTCGGGCTGCCTGGAGTGGCTGGACCGGCAGCCGGCCGATTCGGTTTTATTCGTGTCTTTCGGGAGTGGCGGCTCCCTCTCGACGGAGCAGATGCAGGAGATGGCACTCGGGCTGGAGGCCAGCGGGCAGCGCTTCCTTTGGGTTGTCAGGTGTCCCAGTGACAAAGAAAAGAACGCCGCCTTTTTCACATCAG GAAGCAAGGATGATCCTTCGAACTACCTTCCGGAGGGCTTCTTGGAACGGACAAAGGACGTGGGCCGCGTGGTGTCGTCGTGGGCGCCGCAGGTCAAGGTGCTGGCCCATGCTGCGACTGGCGGCTTCTTCTCACACTGCGGCTGGAACTCGGCGCTGGAGAGCACCGTGCATGGCGTGCCGATGATTGCGCACCCGCTCTATGCCGAACAGCACTGGAATGCCGTCCTGCTCACCGAGGCGGTCGGAATCGCCATCCGGCCGCGGTCAAGGGACCCCTACGGTGTCGTCGGCAGGGAGGAGATCGCGGCGGCGGTGAAGGAATTGATGCAGGGGGAGAAGGGCAAGGCGCTGCGGTGCCGCACCAAGGAGTtgcaggaggcggcggcgagggcgctCGCACCGCCGGACGGGTCCTCATACAAGGCGCTGCAGGGAGTTGCCAATAAGTGGAAGGAGGGAGCGAGCCTGCGCGTAGCAAGTACTTGA
- the LOC109722249 gene encoding hydroquinone glucosyltransferase-like isoform X1 yields MTKHVHNTWSQRQPTREHRPHIFPLIDDKLPAKSYKHNTTQAPLVLLIHIYISILYCTSSNKYYHINYMAVEGNESRRPHVVLLPTPGMGHVIPLADFAVRLAAAHSFSATLLTFSNFNSPAQAAFLASLPSDSVTSVSLPSISLSDLPPDSPIEVHLCALLTRCLPLLRDAFLSFRNPAAAFVCDLFGSVTLSLVRELGVPGYIFYPTNLRMLTLALHLPRLDETTDVDFEDLPDPVCLPGCVAIRGTDFPDPLRKKSHPAYAPLIRIMSSYSDAAGILVNSFEEMEKEVLKAIREEEQAEAGRPPVHLVGPMVRSGSDEADESGCLEWLDRQPADSVLFVSFGSGGSLSTEQMQEMALGLEASGQRFLWVVRCPSDKEKNAAFFTSGSKDDPSNYLPEGFLERTKDVGRVVSSWAPQVKVLAHAATGGFFSHCGWNSALESTVHGVPMIAHPLYAEQHWNAVLLTEAVGIAIRPRSRDPYGVVGREEIAAAVKELMQGEKGKALRCRTKELQEAAARALAPPDGSSYKALQGVANKWKEGASLRVAST; encoded by the exons ATGACCAAACACGTCCACAACACATGGAGCCAAAGACAACCGACCAGAGAACATCGCCCACACATTTTTCCCTTAATTGATGATAAGCTTCCTGCAAAATCTTACAAACACAACACAACTCAAGCTCCTCTTGTTCTGTTGATACATATCTATATCTCTATTTTATACTGCACAAGTTCAAACAAATATTACCATATTAATTATATGGCTGTCGAGGGGAATGAGAGCCGGCGGCCTCATGTGGTTCTGCTCCCGACGCCGGGAATGGGCCACGTGATCCCGCTGGCGGACTTCGCCGTTCGGCTCGCTGCCGCCCACAGCTTCTCCGCCACCCTCCTCACCTTCTCCAACTTCAACTCCCCGGCGCAggccgccttcctcgcctccctCCCCTCCGACTCCGTCACCTCCGTCTCCCTcccctccatctccctctccgacCTCCCCCCCGACTCCCCGATCGAAGTCCATCTCTGCGCGCTCCTCACCCGAtgcctccccctcctccgcgacgccttcctctccttccgaaaccccgccgccgccttcgtCTGCGACCTTTTTGGGTCCGTGACGCTGTCGCTGGTGCGGGAGCTCGGTGTGCCGGGTTACATATTTTACCCTACCAATCTTAGGATGCTCACCCTCGCGCTGCACCTGCCCCGGCTCGACGAGACCACCGACGTCGACTTCGAAGACCTCCCCGACCCCGTCTGCCTGCCAGGCTGCGTCGCCATACGCGGGACGGACTTCCCCGACCCCTTGCGCAAGAAGTCACACCCCGCGTACGCTCCGCTCATCCGGATCATGAGCAG TTACAGTGACGCGGCCGGGATCCTGGTGAACAGCTTCGAGGAGATGGAGAAGGAGGTGCTGAAAGCCATCAGAGAGGAGGAGCAAGCGGAAGCAGGGAGGCCGCCGGTCCACCTGGTGGGTCCGATGGTCCGGTCCGGTTCGGATGAGGCGGACGAGTCGGGCTGCCTGGAGTGGCTGGACCGGCAGCCGGCCGATTCGGTTTTATTCGTGTCTTTCGGGAGTGGCGGCTCCCTCTCGACGGAGCAGATGCAGGAGATGGCACTCGGGCTGGAGGCCAGCGGGCAGCGCTTCCTTTGGGTTGTCAGGTGTCCCAGTGACAAAGAAAAGAACGCCGCCTTTTTCACATCAG GAAGCAAGGATGATCCTTCGAACTACCTTCCGGAGGGCTTCTTGGAACGGACAAAGGACGTGGGCCGCGTGGTGTCGTCGTGGGCGCCGCAGGTCAAGGTGCTGGCCCATGCTGCGACTGGCGGCTTCTTCTCACACTGCGGCTGGAACTCGGCGCTGGAGAGCACCGTGCATGGCGTGCCGATGATTGCGCACCCGCTCTATGCCGAACAGCACTGGAATGCCGTCCTGCTCACCGAGGCGGTCGGAATCGCCATCCGGCCGCGGTCAAGGGACCCCTACGGTGTCGTCGGCAGGGAGGAGATCGCGGCGGCGGTGAAGGAATTGATGCAGGGGGAGAAGGGCAAGGCGCTGCGGTGCCGCACCAAGGAGTtgcaggaggcggcggcgagggcgctCGCACCGCCGGACGGGTCCTCATACAAGGCGCTGCAGGGAGTTGCCAATAAGTGGAAGGAGGGAGCGAGCCTGCGCGTAGCAAGTACTTGA
- the LOC109722249 gene encoding hydroquinone glucosyltransferase-like isoform X2, producing MTKHVHNTWSQRQPTREHRPHIFPLIDDKLPAKSYKHNTTQAPLVLLIHIYISILYCTSSNKYYHINYMAVEGNESRRPHVVLLPTPGMGHVIPLADFAVRLAAAHSFSATLLTFSNFNSPAQAAFLASLPSDSVTSVSLPSISLSDLPPDSPIEVHLCALLTRCLPLLRDAFLSFRNPAAAFVCDLFGSVTLSLVRELGVPGYIFYPTNLRMLTLALHLPRLDETTDVDFEDLPDPVCLPGCVAIRGTDFPDPLRKKSHPAYAPLIRIMSSDAAGILVNSFEEMEKEVLKAIREEEQAEAGRPPVHLVGPMVRSGSDEADESGCLEWLDRQPADSVLFVSFGSGGSLSTEQMQEMALGLEASGQRFLWVVRCPSDKEKNAAFFTSGSKDDPSNYLPEGFLERTKDVGRVVSSWAPQVKVLAHAATGGFFSHCGWNSALESTVHGVPMIAHPLYAEQHWNAVLLTEAVGIAIRPRSRDPYGVVGREEIAAAVKELMQGEKGKALRCRTKELQEAAARALAPPDGSSYKALQGVANKWKEGASLRVAST from the exons ATGACCAAACACGTCCACAACACATGGAGCCAAAGACAACCGACCAGAGAACATCGCCCACACATTTTTCCCTTAATTGATGATAAGCTTCCTGCAAAATCTTACAAACACAACACAACTCAAGCTCCTCTTGTTCTGTTGATACATATCTATATCTCTATTTTATACTGCACAAGTTCAAACAAATATTACCATATTAATTATATGGCTGTCGAGGGGAATGAGAGCCGGCGGCCTCATGTGGTTCTGCTCCCGACGCCGGGAATGGGCCACGTGATCCCGCTGGCGGACTTCGCCGTTCGGCTCGCTGCCGCCCACAGCTTCTCCGCCACCCTCCTCACCTTCTCCAACTTCAACTCCCCGGCGCAggccgccttcctcgcctccctCCCCTCCGACTCCGTCACCTCCGTCTCCCTcccctccatctccctctccgacCTCCCCCCCGACTCCCCGATCGAAGTCCATCTCTGCGCGCTCCTCACCCGAtgcctccccctcctccgcgacgccttcctctccttccgaaaccccgccgccgccttcgtCTGCGACCTTTTTGGGTCCGTGACGCTGTCGCTGGTGCGGGAGCTCGGTGTGCCGGGTTACATATTTTACCCTACCAATCTTAGGATGCTCACCCTCGCGCTGCACCTGCCCCGGCTCGACGAGACCACCGACGTCGACTTCGAAGACCTCCCCGACCCCGTCTGCCTGCCAGGCTGCGTCGCCATACGCGGGACGGACTTCCCCGACCCCTTGCGCAAGAAGTCACACCCCGCGTACGCTCCGCTCATCCGGATCATGAGCAG TGACGCGGCCGGGATCCTGGTGAACAGCTTCGAGGAGATGGAGAAGGAGGTGCTGAAAGCCATCAGAGAGGAGGAGCAAGCGGAAGCAGGGAGGCCGCCGGTCCACCTGGTGGGTCCGATGGTCCGGTCCGGTTCGGATGAGGCGGACGAGTCGGGCTGCCTGGAGTGGCTGGACCGGCAGCCGGCCGATTCGGTTTTATTCGTGTCTTTCGGGAGTGGCGGCTCCCTCTCGACGGAGCAGATGCAGGAGATGGCACTCGGGCTGGAGGCCAGCGGGCAGCGCTTCCTTTGGGTTGTCAGGTGTCCCAGTGACAAAGAAAAGAACGCCGCCTTTTTCACATCAG GAAGCAAGGATGATCCTTCGAACTACCTTCCGGAGGGCTTCTTGGAACGGACAAAGGACGTGGGCCGCGTGGTGTCGTCGTGGGCGCCGCAGGTCAAGGTGCTGGCCCATGCTGCGACTGGCGGCTTCTTCTCACACTGCGGCTGGAACTCGGCGCTGGAGAGCACCGTGCATGGCGTGCCGATGATTGCGCACCCGCTCTATGCCGAACAGCACTGGAATGCCGTCCTGCTCACCGAGGCGGTCGGAATCGCCATCCGGCCGCGGTCAAGGGACCCCTACGGTGTCGTCGGCAGGGAGGAGATCGCGGCGGCGGTGAAGGAATTGATGCAGGGGGAGAAGGGCAAGGCGCTGCGGTGCCGCACCAAGGAGTtgcaggaggcggcggcgagggcgctCGCACCGCCGGACGGGTCCTCATACAAGGCGCTGCAGGGAGTTGCCAATAAGTGGAAGGAGGGAGCGAGCCTGCGCGTAGCAAGTACTTGA
- the LOC109722483 gene encoding protein trichome birefringence-like 26, producing the protein MSMAEEEKEKCLGDGSSSSPPSTTIANHTLTKVLGFAFLGGFCAYLVFSASGGSFFPSDPSDDGDVDGGCNFFAGSWISNPSGPAYTNASCKYIDPPNDCMTNGRPDREYLYWRWKPQSCDLPRANAEKFLNAMRNKAWGLVGDSIFRNQLNSWLCLLSQVEEATDIYHDEDYQSRTWYFPSYNFTLALLWAPFLLKAEVSRDASRNYDIKLHLDALESTWTNQYSNFDYIIISGGQWFLKTTMYLENNTIVGCHNCPEKDVKDLGFDYAYRKALQLSFNFIIESDHKPLVLFRTWLADHFEYGEWYSGGVCNRTEPYKAGEFNGDATDNMMWRLEVEEFKKAAAIGSKNRTRLKLFDTYHLSLLRPDGHPGPYRKLHPDLSKKPQNDCLHWCLPGPVDTWNDLATVIALNEEDSRSSSMK; encoded by the exons ATGtccatggcggaggaggagaaggagaagtgctTGGGCGATGGGTCGTCGTCTTCTCCTCCGAGTACCACCATAGCCAACCACACCCTCACCAAGGTTTTGGGCTTCGCTTTCCTCGGCGGTTTCTGCGCGTACCTCGTCTTCTCCGCCTCCGGGGGCTCCTTTTTCCCCTCGGATCCCTCCGACGATGGGGACGTGGACGGAG GATGCAATTTTTTCGCCGGGAGTTGGATCTCGAACCCTTCGGGGCCGGCTTACACCAATGCGAGCTGCAAATATATAGACCCTCCTAATGATTGCATGACGAATGGGCGGCCCGACAGAGAATACCTTTATTGGAGATGGAAACCACAGAGTTGCGACTTGCCTCGAGCTAATGCGGAGAAGTTCTTGAACGCCATGCGAAATAAAGCTTGGGGGCTGGTCGGTGATTCAATCTTTAGGAACCAGCTCAACTCGTGGCTTTGTCTTCTCTCGCAG GTGGAAGAAGCCACCGACATCTACCACGACGAAGACTATCAATCGAGAACATGGTACTTCCCTTCGTACAACTTCACTCTCGCCCTCCTTTGGGCTCCTTTCCTTCTCAAGGCCGAAGTAAGCCGCGATGCCAGTCGAAATTATGATATCAAGCTCCATCTCGACGCCCTCGAAAGCACGTGGACAAACCAATACAGCAACTTCGATTACATTATAATTTCCGGCGGGCAGTGGTTTCTGAAAACAACAATGTATTTGGAGAACAATACCATCGTCGGATGCCATAACTGCCCCGAAAAGGACGTAAAGGATCTCGGGTTCGACTACGCTTACAGAAAAGCCCTTCAATTGTCGTTCAATTTCATCATAGAGTCAGATCACAAGCCTCTCGTCCTGTTCCGGACGTGGCTCGCGGATCACTTCGAGTATGGAGAATGGTACAGCGGAGGGGTTTGTAATCGGACTGAGCCGTACAAAGCAGGCGAGTTTAACGGGGATGCAACGGACAACATGATGTGGCGGCTCGAGGTAGAGGAGTTCAAGAAAGCAGCGGCGATCGGATCGAAGAACAGAACCCGACTCAAGCTGTTCGATACGTATCACCTTTCGTTATTACGGCCCGACGGGCATCCGGGGCCTTACAGGAAGTTACATCCCGATCTTAGTAAGAAGCCGCAGAATGACTGTCTGCATTGGTGTCTGCCAGGGCCAGTGGACACTTGGAATGATCTAGCCACGGTGATCGCGCTAAACGAAGAGGATTCGAGGTCTTCGTCGATGAAGTAG